In one Oryza glaberrima chromosome 2, OglaRS2, whole genome shotgun sequence genomic region, the following are encoded:
- the LOC127762144 gene encoding actin-related protein 2/3 complex subunit 3, giving the protein MVYHSSFVDDTGITKACGCPLLPLKTHIRGPAPAFDQDKADIVDEAITFFRANVFFKNFNVKSPADKLLIYLTFYINIALKRLEGCRTLAVGTKAIINLGLEKVPVPGEPGFPFPGLFTLPQSQEEAELLRNYLKQIREETSGRLLNCAYRANGTPNKWWLAFAKRKFMNIVIL; this is encoded by the exons ATG GTTTATCACTCTAGCTTTGTTGATGACACCGGGATTACCAAAGCATGCGGCTGTCCTTTGCTTCCACTAAAAACTCATATAAGGGGCCCAGCGCCAGCATTCGATCAAG ACAAGGCTGACATTGTTGATGAAGCAATTACATTCTTCCGAGCAAATGTCTTCTTCAAAAACTTCAATGTGAAAAGCCCAGCAGACAAGTTACTGATCTATCTGACATTTTACATCAATATTGCCCTGAAAAGGCTGGAAGGTTGCCGAACACTGGCTGTTGGGACAAAGGCAATCATTAATCTGGGTTTGGAGAAAGTTCCTGTGCCTGGGGAACCAGGGTTTCCCTTCCCTGGTCTTTTCACTCTACCCCAATCTCAGGAGGAAGCAG AACTATTGAGGAATTATCTGAAGCAGATAAGGGAGGAAACAAGTGGAAGGTTGCTTAACTGCGCATACAGAGCTAATGGTACTCCAAACAAATGGTGGTTGGCTTTTGCAAAGAGGAAATTCATGAACATTGTCATTCTTTGA